A stretch of the Bacillus sp. FJAT-18017 genome encodes the following:
- a CDS encoding DUF92 domain-containing protein — protein sequence MMLGKFISILMIFLATVAGWYLRALTLSGAVAAIFCAWAILAGNGIEGLILLGVFFVTSSLWSKYKSKAKAALEEKLAKGSRRDWKQVAANGGPAALCSLAFLATGNEIWIICFATAIASANSDTWASEIGSLSRKEPFNILTFRRAERGTSGAVSFMGTMAGVAGSALIALLSVYLLNLQPGTGVLIFIFGFVGNVIDTLLGAYAQALYRCQNCGIETEKGFHCGQRTRKLKGLKFLDNDLVNFLSGFLAVTGTFIWHVF from the coding sequence ATGATGTTAGGGAAGTTTATAAGTATCTTAATGATATTCCTTGCAACTGTTGCGGGGTGGTATCTCAGGGCGCTGACTTTATCAGGGGCGGTAGCTGCAATTTTTTGCGCATGGGCCATTTTGGCTGGAAACGGAATAGAGGGACTGATTCTTCTCGGTGTATTCTTCGTTACCTCAAGTTTATGGTCAAAGTATAAAAGTAAAGCAAAAGCAGCACTTGAAGAAAAATTGGCGAAAGGGTCGAGAAGGGACTGGAAGCAGGTGGCAGCTAATGGCGGCCCTGCAGCTCTTTGCAGTCTGGCCTTCCTCGCTACGGGAAATGAAATATGGATTATTTGTTTTGCTACTGCGATTGCGAGCGCAAATTCCGATACATGGGCATCTGAAATTGGCTCATTAAGCAGGAAAGAGCCCTTTAACATACTTACATTCAGGCGCGCGGAACGTGGGACCTCGGGGGCCGTCAGTTTTATGGGGACAATGGCCGGAGTGGCTGGATCGGCACTGATTGCCCTCCTGTCAGTATATCTTTTGAACCTTCAGCCCGGCACTGGTGTATTGATTTTTATCTTTGGTTTTGTTGGAAATGTTATTGATACATTGCTTGGGGCATATGCCCAGGCTTTGTATAGATGCCAAAATTGCGGTATTGAGACAGAAAAGGGATTTCATTGTGGGCAGAGGACAAGAAAACTTAAGGGACTCAAGTTCTTGGATAATGACCTGGTTAATTTCTTGTCTGGTTTTCTGGCTGTCACCGGGACATTCATCTGGCATGTTTTTTAA
- a CDS encoding L-lactate dehydrogenase → MGRVNRVVLIGTGFVGSSYAFAMVNQGVTEELVLIDLNKEKSEGDAMDLNHGLPFAPSRTKIWFGDYSECKDADLVVISAGANQKPGETRLDLVEKNTKIFKGIVDSVMGSGFDGIFLVATNPVDILSYAVWKFSGLPKERVIGSGTILDTARFRFLLGDYFDVDTRNVHAYIIGEHGDTELPVWSNANIANKSIAEWVKKKPDFKKEDLENIFLNVRDAAYHIIERKGATYYGIAMGLVRLTKAILGDENSVLTVSCYLDGEYGHNDIYIGVPAIVNRNGIKEILEVELSEEEKDKFAHSVSVLKKTLEPVLKH, encoded by the coding sequence ATGGGACGCGTAAATAGGGTTGTATTAATCGGTACAGGCTTTGTAGGCTCGAGCTATGCTTTTGCAATGGTTAATCAAGGTGTTACAGAAGAACTTGTATTGATTGACCTGAACAAGGAAAAATCAGAAGGCGACGCGATGGATTTAAATCATGGTCTTCCGTTTGCCCCATCGCGTACAAAAATTTGGTTCGGAGATTATTCGGAATGCAAAGATGCTGACTTGGTCGTCATATCTGCTGGCGCAAACCAAAAACCAGGTGAGACCAGGCTTGATCTAGTTGAAAAAAACACGAAAATTTTTAAAGGAATTGTTGATAGTGTAATGGGAAGCGGTTTTGATGGAATTTTCCTGGTCGCAACAAACCCAGTTGATATCTTATCCTATGCTGTATGGAAGTTTTCAGGTCTTCCAAAAGAAAGAGTCATAGGATCGGGGACCATTCTCGATACTGCTCGTTTTAGATTTTTACTTGGAGATTATTTTGATGTTGATACTCGGAATGTCCATGCCTATATTATTGGTGAGCATGGTGATACTGAGCTTCCAGTATGGAGCAATGCAAATATCGCTAATAAAAGTATTGCGGAATGGGTAAAGAAGAAACCAGACTTTAAAAAAGAGGATTTAGAAAATATATTTCTTAATGTACGAGATGCGGCGTACCATATTATTGAAAGAAAAGGTGCCACTTATTATGGGATTGCCATGGGCCTTGTAAGGCTGACTAAAGCAATCCTTGGAGACGAAAACTCTGTATTGACCGTTTCCTGTTATCTCGATGGAGAATATGGTCATAACGATATATATATCGGTGTTCCTGCGATTGTTAATAGAAATGGCATAAAAGAAATTTTAGAAGTGGAATTGAGCGAAGAGGAAAAAGATAAGTTTGCTCATTCGGTAAGTGTTCTTAAAAAGACACTTGAACCAGTCCTCAAACATTAA
- a CDS encoding 5-formyltetrahydrofolate cyclo-ligase, protein MMEEKRKLRQTILRELKQIPEEEHTQLSDQIAETLYIQPEWKRASVIGITISRPPEINTYTIIEHAWSEGKRVAVPKCIPATKEMEFRYITRFEQLESVYYGLQEPIRDKTKLAEPSELGLLIVPGLAFTKEGFRLGFGGGYYDRFLSSNSGETISLATNRQILVNLPVEPHDKPVSKIITEQGVIFP, encoded by the coding sequence ATAATGGAAGAAAAACGCAAATTGAGACAAACTATACTTAGGGAACTTAAACAAATACCTGAAGAAGAACATACCCAGCTATCAGATCAAATAGCCGAAACCTTATACATACAGCCAGAATGGAAAAGGGCTTCTGTAATAGGAATAACTATTTCCCGCCCCCCTGAAATTAATACATACACAATCATTGAACATGCATGGTCGGAGGGCAAAAGGGTAGCTGTACCTAAATGTATCCCTGCCACCAAAGAAATGGAATTCCGTTATATTACTAGGTTTGAACAGCTCGAAAGTGTTTACTACGGATTGCAAGAACCAATTAGGGATAAAACAAAACTGGCCGAGCCTAGTGAACTTGGGCTGCTGATTGTCCCTGGCCTTGCTTTTACGAAAGAAGGCTTTCGACTAGGATTTGGCGGAGGGTATTATGACCGTTTTCTTTCCAGCAATTCCGGAGAGACGATAAGCCTCGCAACAAACAGACAAATTCTCGTAAATCTTCCGGTAGAGCCTCATGACAAACCGGTATCTAAAATCATTACCGAACAAGGGGTTATATTCCCATGA
- a CDS encoding class I SAM-dependent methyltransferase: MMQAQLAEKIKHSPGGLITYADYIAMALYTPEIGYYMREGEKIGRSGDFITSSNVSDIYGRTLSKWYKRMVDRHGLAAQICEVGGGNGRFAKAFLEEWYSNSGMELNYTIVETSPLHRKLQQELLSRFPGFSQPEALSAVNIHSGLLFSNELFDALPVHVIEKQDGKLYEIMIGSKDGKLYEQQVELNNPAIDLYLERNRLTLADRQRIEIPLSMEGMVKDMAFVLGEGLVVTVDYGYTNEEWMEPGRRNGSLRGYMKHRMFDSVLEYPGEMDITTHIHLDGLVEAGNRHGLDTMAILRQDEFLFKAGILKELEDNYDPNPFSERSKRNRAIRSLVMPSGMSSSFHVVIQQKGLAIKLDELY; encoded by the coding sequence ATGATGCAGGCGCAACTGGCAGAAAAAATTAAACATTCCCCCGGCGGCTTAATTACATATGCCGACTATATTGCCATGGCATTGTATACACCGGAAATCGGTTATTATATGCGTGAAGGGGAAAAAATAGGACGCTCGGGTGATTTTATCACATCAAGCAATGTGTCAGATATATATGGACGTACTCTCTCTAAATGGTACAAGAGAATGGTAGACAGGCACGGATTAGCTGCTCAAATATGTGAAGTGGGCGGCGGCAACGGCAGGTTTGCCAAAGCCTTTCTTGAGGAGTGGTATTCAAACTCTGGTATGGAACTTAACTATACGATTGTTGAAACTAGCCCGTTACATAGAAAACTCCAGCAGGAATTACTTTCTCGTTTCCCTGGGTTTTCCCAGCCGGAAGCTCTTTCAGCCGTCAACATCCACTCTGGTCTGTTATTTTCCAACGAATTGTTTGATGCACTTCCTGTCCATGTTATTGAAAAGCAGGATGGAAAGCTATATGAAATTATGATAGGAAGCAAGGATGGCAAGCTTTATGAACAGCAAGTAGAGCTAAACAATCCCGCGATAGACTTATATTTGGAGCGAAACAGACTAACCCTGGCTGATCGGCAGCGAATAGAAATTCCGCTGTCGATGGAAGGAATGGTTAAGGATATGGCTTTTGTTCTTGGCGAAGGGCTTGTCGTGACGGTTGATTATGGTTATACAAACGAGGAATGGATGGAGCCAGGCCGGAGAAATGGAAGCCTGCGAGGCTACATGAAACATAGGATGTTTGACAGTGTGCTTGAGTATCCCGGAGAAATGGACATTACCACTCATATCCACTTGGATGGGCTTGTAGAAGCGGGAAATAGGCATGGCCTTGATACTATGGCAATTCTCAGGCAGGATGAGTTCTTATTTAAGGCGGGTATCCTAAAGGAATTGGAGGACAATTACGATCCAAATCCATTCTCTGAAAGAAGCAAACGGAATCGTGCCATACGAAGCCTTGTCATGCCTTCGGGGATGAGTTCGTCCTTTCATGTTGTGATCCAGCAAAAAGGGCTGGCAATAAAATTAGATGAACTCTACTAA
- the phoU gene encoding phosphate signaling complex protein PhoU: protein MVTRTNFDNNLNQLKEMLMEMVRLATDAVRESTEALVAQDLDKAHKIIEGDNRIDELESKINELAVLLIATESPVATDLRKIIASLKISSEVERIADNAVNIAKAALHIGKEKHIKEIVDIPRMMELVIEMLECSLKSFYESDTVLARECAKKDDQVDELYGQLVKELLSYIPQNPAATNQIQQLAFTCRYIERIGDHSTNIAEQVIYLVTGKTYDLNT from the coding sequence GTGGTAACAAGGACAAATTTTGATAATAACTTGAATCAGTTAAAGGAAATGCTAATGGAAATGGTTCGGCTTGCAACTGACGCGGTCAGAGAGTCAACCGAGGCGTTAGTTGCTCAGGACCTCGATAAAGCACATAAAATCATAGAAGGCGATAACCGGATTGATGAGCTTGAGTCTAAAATAAATGAATTAGCAGTTCTGTTGATTGCAACTGAATCTCCAGTTGCAACCGACCTCAGAAAAATCATCGCATCCTTGAAGATTTCCTCTGAGGTCGAACGGATTGCTGACAATGCAGTAAATATCGCAAAGGCGGCTCTCCATATCGGAAAAGAAAAACACATTAAAGAAATTGTAGATATTCCAAGGATGATGGAGCTCGTTATAGAGATGCTTGAGTGTTCCTTAAAATCATTTTATGAGAGTGACACAGTCCTTGCGAGGGAATGTGCTAAAAAGGATGATCAAGTTGATGAATTATATGGACAACTGGTTAAGGAATTATTGAGCTATATTCCCCAAAACCCGGCAGCAACAAATCAAATCCAGCAGCTCGCGTTTACGTGCCGCTATATCGAAAGAATTGGCGACCACTCAACCAATATAGCCGAGCAAGTTATTTATCTAGTAACAGGCAAAACGTACGATCTTAATACTTAA
- a CDS encoding YqzE family protein — protein sequence MKTNDYVKFMTQTFVKYYDQPREERQRLRAARRETKAAFWYRWFGILPYLFYLGVKKKER from the coding sequence GTGAAAACGAATGATTATGTTAAATTTATGACGCAAACTTTTGTAAAATATTACGACCAGCCTCGGGAGGAACGGCAGCGGCTTCGTGCAGCCAGGAGGGAAACAAAAGCAGCATTCTGGTATCGCTGGTTTGGAATACTTCCCTACCTTTTCTATTTGGGAGTTAAAAAGAAGGAACGATAA
- the rpmG gene encoding 50S ribosomal protein L33 yields the protein MRVNITLACTECGERNYISKKNKRNNPDRLELKKYCSREKRTTVHRETK from the coding sequence ATGCGCGTGAATATTACGTTGGCTTGCACAGAATGTGGTGAGCGTAACTATATTTCCAAAAAAAATAAACGAAACAATCCTGATCGTCTTGAGCTGAAAAAATATTGCTCTAGAGAGAAGCGCACAACAGTACATCGTGAAACAAAATAA
- a CDS encoding shikimate kinase has protein sequence MRTIFLIGFMGCGKTTVGRLLAEELGLGFIDTDLEIENKAQKSISRIFLEEGEKRFRELETSLINEIAGKEMVVATGGGAILKEMNRQTMKKTGMVIFLEASEEEIAKRLANDETRPLLAGDKQKEIKERLAARLPLYHAASHTQIPVDGKAPETIVKEIAGWLKQA, from the coding sequence ATGAGGACCATTTTTTTGATAGGATTCATGGGGTGCGGAAAAACAACAGTAGGAAGATTACTCGCTGAAGAACTTGGCCTGGGTTTTATTGATACAGATTTAGAAATTGAAAACAAGGCCCAGAAAAGCATTTCAAGGATTTTCCTTGAAGAGGGAGAAAAACGCTTCCGGGAATTGGAAACTTCCCTAATTAATGAAATTGCCGGTAAGGAAATGGTTGTAGCCACAGGCGGAGGAGCGATCTTGAAGGAAATGAATCGCCAGACCATGAAAAAAACAGGGATGGTTATTTTTCTTGAAGCAAGTGAAGAGGAGATAGCAAAAAGGCTTGCTAATGACGAAACCCGCCCGTTATTGGCAGGAGATAAACAAAAGGAAATAAAAGAAAGATTGGCAGCACGCCTTCCCCTTTACCATGCCGCCTCGCATACTCAAATTCCTGTTGACGGAAAAGCCCCCGAAACGATCGTAAAAGAAATTGCCGGCTGGTTGAAACAGGCTTAG
- a CDS encoding M14 family metallopeptidase, with translation MKIYLEPHDTLHDISRIFDIPLEILEDSIPQNREKCSLEKDFMEIPGLFTLPYRVRKGDNLEKLERIWRMPAGAIERANRLNEQGKLKAGQLIWRPYRIVSPILVCKMDYNSLVLERDVGFLKKAYPFIRFQVIGRSALGKPIYELLIGRGKRRIHFNASFHANEWITTGILMDLVNSYSIGLTNRSHIHHSSLLRSYNEIELSIVPMVNPDGVDLVLLDPPLNCKDNVVSMNKGKTDFSGWKANIRGIDLNNQFPAHWEIEKERKEPKSPSARDYPGVLPLSEPEAKAMAELTIKRKFDMVIAFHSQGEEFYWGYNNREPAEAGEIATLIAEASGYRPVRTIDSHAGFKDWFIQEFQKPGFTIELGKGINPLPLSQYDSILHSVSGLFFSLLEVRKN, from the coding sequence ATGAAGATATACCTGGAACCTCATGATACACTACATGATATTAGCCGTATTTTTGATATTCCTTTGGAGATACTCGAGGATTCAATTCCACAAAATAGAGAGAAGTGCTCATTGGAAAAAGATTTTATGGAAATTCCCGGACTTTTTACCCTTCCATACCGTGTGAGAAAAGGGGATAATCTAGAGAAACTTGAACGTATCTGGCGAATGCCAGCAGGCGCAATCGAACGGGCGAATCGCCTGAACGAACAAGGGAAATTAAAAGCTGGTCAATTGATATGGCGCCCTTACCGAATAGTATCTCCCATTTTAGTATGTAAAATGGACTATAACTCCCTTGTGCTTGAGCGTGATGTTGGGTTTTTAAAAAAAGCCTATCCATTTATACGATTTCAGGTAATTGGCAGAAGCGCTCTTGGCAAACCTATCTATGAACTTCTGATTGGCCGGGGAAAGCGGAGAATACATTTTAACGCTTCCTTCCATGCGAATGAATGGATTACTACAGGAATTCTTATGGACCTTGTAAACAGCTATTCCATTGGATTAACAAATCGCTCCCATATCCACCATTCCAGCCTGCTCCGCTCATATAATGAAATTGAGCTATCTATTGTACCAATGGTTAACCCGGATGGTGTTGATCTGGTCTTGCTCGATCCCCCATTAAATTGCAAAGATAATGTAGTAAGTATGAACAAAGGCAAAACCGATTTTTCAGGGTGGAAGGCGAATATTAGAGGAATAGACCTTAATAATCAATTTCCGGCACATTGGGAAATTGAAAAGGAGCGAAAGGAGCCAAAGTCACCGTCTGCCCGCGATTATCCAGGTGTATTACCCCTTTCCGAGCCGGAAGCAAAAGCCATGGCAGAATTAACGATAAAAAGGAAATTTGATATGGTTATCGCATTCCATTCCCAGGGGGAGGAGTTTTACTGGGGGTATAACAATAGAGAGCCTGCTGAGGCAGGAGAAATTGCCACACTCATTGCTGAGGCAAGCGGCTACCGGCCAGTCCGGACCATTGACAGCCATGCAGGGTTTAAGGATTGGTTTATTCAGGAATTTCAAAAGCCGGGATTTACTATTGAGCTGGGAAAAGGAATAAATCCTCTGCCCCTTTCCCAATATGACAGCATTCTTCATTCTGTTTCCGGGCTGTTTTTTTCTCTTTTGGAGGTTAGGAAAAATTAG
- a CDS encoding MBL fold metallo-hydrolase: MNWFPVPLGGIQANCYILHREDRSCLIVDPGEEGKKLIRILTEKKLVPTAIILTHAHFDHIGAVDDIRDHYKIPVYVHKAEAKWLGDPSLNGSELFPVQSIRVREADHLFEKEGQFEIGGFQFTLFETPGHSPGGVSFYFSDKGLVVAGDSLFMGSIGRTDLPGGNEKVLLKSIHSKLLTLPEDTIVLPGHGPATTIGDEMDSNPFLNGFGM; this comes from the coding sequence ATGAATTGGTTTCCTGTTCCGCTTGGCGGGATTCAAGCAAATTGCTATATTCTACACCGCGAAGACCGCTCCTGCCTGATTGTCGATCCGGGAGAAGAAGGTAAAAAACTGATCCGGATTCTTACTGAGAAAAAGCTGGTTCCTACCGCAATCATACTTACCCATGCCCATTTTGATCATATAGGGGCTGTTGATGATATAAGGGATCATTATAAAATACCGGTTTACGTGCATAAAGCAGAAGCTAAATGGCTGGGGGATCCTTCGTTGAATGGATCCGAACTTTTCCCGGTTCAATCTATTAGAGTCAGGGAAGCTGATCATTTATTTGAGAAGGAAGGACAATTTGAAATCGGAGGCTTTCAGTTTACCCTTTTTGAAACTCCAGGTCATTCTCCTGGAGGGGTATCTTTTTATTTTTCAGACAAAGGTTTGGTTGTTGCAGGTGATTCGCTCTTTATGGGAAGCATTGGAAGGACAGACCTTCCAGGCGGTAATGAAAAGGTACTGCTAAAGAGTATTCATTCAAAACTACTTACCCTCCCGGAGGATACAATCGTTCTACCTGGTCATGGCCCGGCAACGACGATTGGCGATGAAATGGACTCGAATCCTTTTTTAAACGGATTCGGGATGTAA
- a CDS encoding YqgQ family protein: protein MKTVYDIQQFLKRYGTIIYLGERLADLEMMEDELSEMYNSQLIERNEFQNALMLLRHEIQMEKEKKQLKKGDSK from the coding sequence GTGAAGACAGTTTACGATATTCAGCAATTCTTAAAGAGATATGGCACCATTATATACCTCGGAGAACGCCTGGCCGATTTGGAAATGATGGAAGATGAACTAAGCGAAATGTATAATTCCCAGTTAATCGAAAGAAATGAGTTCCAAAATGCACTCATGCTTTTGAGGCATGAGATACAGATGGAGAAAGAAAAAAAACAATTAAAAAAAGGTGACAGCAAATGA
- a CDS encoding rhomboid family intramembrane serine protease codes for MYNKEDYLFWNLAESFIIGSGYRIVKLFPNQQELWLEKKENNKAPIIRLLRYNLDWGNWMERDIQLTASTGDKIRKQMNKRRLGVVNIYVSELPPVDEYKHLLDKPVVLKSTFSETSVHTILFADGLYQEAQKDLAVLSGIDSISLNQRDDAEPEDLESLKERTLGHAREANREEQALFRAGKPIFTYVFMALQIMIFILLELSGGSTNPSTLIQFGAKFNPLILQGEWWRFFAPIFLHIGFLHLAMNTLGLYFVGTAVEKILGSTRFIFVYLVAGFGGSLASFLFSHDLSAGASGAIFGLLGALLYFGITFPSLFLRTMGPTVFFIIIFNLAFGFSVSMVDNAGHLGGLAGGFLAAGIVHFPKKKKLLLQFGFLLLTLLTIGSGLFYGYNTDLSSKDEQSLVMLAEEYISKENYDDAYNLLKEFEAKNKVTERTYFLLSFTEIKKEMLPEAKRHLKQAINLDEDFHEAHYNLALVYLEEGNLEEARKHAAQAAEIKPDQQEYQNLVIELDNLP; via the coding sequence TTGTACAATAAGGAAGATTATCTTTTTTGGAATCTTGCCGAATCATTCATAATCGGCTCAGGTTATAGAATTGTAAAATTGTTTCCAAATCAACAGGAACTGTGGCTTGAAAAAAAAGAAAATAATAAAGCTCCAATTATCCGTTTGCTCCGTTACAATTTGGATTGGGGAAATTGGATGGAACGGGATATCCAGCTGACTGCTTCAACCGGCGATAAAATTAGGAAACAAATGAATAAACGAAGGCTTGGAGTTGTTAATATTTATGTAAGCGAGCTCCCGCCAGTTGATGAGTATAAACATTTATTAGACAAGCCTGTTGTTTTGAAAAGCACTTTTTCAGAAACCTCAGTTCATACGATTCTGTTTGCCGATGGATTGTATCAGGAGGCTCAAAAGGATTTAGCAGTATTGTCTGGCATTGATTCCATTTCTCTTAATCAGAGGGATGATGCTGAGCCGGAAGACCTTGAGTCATTGAAGGAACGCACGCTTGGGCATGCGAGGGAGGCAAACAGGGAAGAACAGGCTCTGTTTAGGGCCGGAAAGCCGATATTTACATACGTTTTTATGGCCCTGCAAATTATGATTTTCATTTTGCTTGAATTATCTGGAGGCAGTACAAATCCTTCGACGTTAATTCAATTCGGTGCAAAGTTTAATCCGCTTATTCTTCAGGGAGAGTGGTGGCGATTCTTTGCCCCTATTTTCCTTCATATTGGGTTTCTTCATTTGGCTATGAATACACTGGGACTTTATTTTGTCGGGACTGCTGTAGAAAAAATACTTGGGAGCACGAGGTTTATTTTTGTGTATCTTGTTGCTGGATTTGGCGGTTCTTTGGCTAGCTTCCTGTTCAGCCATGATTTATCGGCAGGTGCGAGTGGTGCGATTTTTGGCCTGCTCGGCGCTCTTCTTTACTTTGGAATCACTTTTCCAAGCCTGTTTTTACGAACAATGGGCCCTACTGTTTTCTTTATTATTATCTTCAACCTTGCATTCGGCTTTTCAGTGTCGATGGTTGATAATGCAGGCCACCTTGGCGGCTTGGCTGGCGGTTTCTTGGCGGCTGGGATTGTTCACTTTCCGAAAAAAAAGAAGCTGCTTCTCCAATTTGGTTTTCTTCTATTAACGTTGTTGACAATAGGCTCAGGTCTTTTTTATGGATACAATACAGATTTGAGTTCCAAGGATGAACAATCACTAGTAATGCTTGCAGAGGAATACATATCAAAAGAAAATTATGATGATGCATATAACCTTTTAAAGGAATTTGAGGCGAAAAACAAAGTAACTGAAAGAACGTACTTTTTACTTTCTTTTACAGAAATAAAAAAAGAAATGCTTCCTGAGGCAAAAAGGCATCTAAAACAGGCGATCAATTTGGATGAAGATTTTCATGAAGCCCACTATAATCTCGCACTTGTATATTTGGAGGAAGGGAATCTTGAAGAAGCCCGTAAGCATGCGGCACAGGCAGCAGAAATTAAACCCGACCAGCAAGAATATCAAAACTTGGTAATAGAACTTGACAACCTGCCTTGA
- a CDS encoding ROK family glucokinase, with the protein MTEKWLAGVDLGGTTTKLAFITVYGEILHKWEIPTDNSNEGKNILVNIAKAIDEKLEALGRRKDKLAGVGMGAPGPVNYETGVLYNAVNLGLRDNYPLQDILEMETTLTAAIDNDANCAAIGEMWKGAGEGAKDLVCVTLGTGVGGGVIANGQIVQGASGAAGELGHITSIAVGGANCNCGKTGCLETIASATGIVRLGMKALEQSQTGAMADVFKSKGSISAKDVFDSARNGDSSALAVIEEVSFHLGFALANIANTLNPEKIVLGGGVSRAGEILTGKVQQHFEQFAFPRVRESTKIDLATLGNDAGVIGAAWLAKNKLSI; encoded by the coding sequence ATGACAGAGAAATGGCTAGCAGGTGTTGACCTTGGCGGGACAACAACAAAATTGGCTTTTATTACAGTATACGGTGAGATACTGCATAAGTGGGAGATACCAACCGATAATTCGAATGAGGGTAAAAATATCCTCGTAAACATAGCTAAAGCAATTGATGAAAAGCTTGAGGCACTTGGCCGGCGTAAGGATAAACTAGCGGGTGTAGGCATGGGCGCCCCGGGACCGGTTAACTATGAAACTGGAGTCCTTTACAACGCAGTTAACCTTGGGTTAAGGGATAACTATCCATTACAGGATATACTTGAAATGGAAACAACACTTACAGCAGCGATTGATAATGATGCTAACTGCGCTGCAATAGGGGAGATGTGGAAGGGCGCCGGGGAGGGTGCGAAAGACCTGGTATGTGTGACACTTGGAACAGGCGTTGGCGGCGGTGTAATAGCGAATGGACAAATAGTCCAGGGAGCTAGTGGAGCAGCCGGGGAATTAGGTCATATTACATCAATAGCGGTTGGCGGAGCCAATTGCAATTGTGGAAAAACAGGCTGCCTCGAGACAATTGCATCGGCAACGGGGATTGTAAGGTTAGGAATGAAGGCATTGGAGCAAAGCCAAACCGGAGCGATGGCCGATGTTTTTAAATCCAAAGGCTCAATTAGCGCGAAAGATGTATTTGACAGTGCGCGAAATGGTGACTCTTCGGCGCTTGCTGTTATAGAAGAAGTTTCTTTCCATTTAGGATTTGCCCTCGCGAATATTGCAAATACCCTAAATCCAGAAAAGATTGTTCTTGGCGGTGGAGTCTCCAGAGCTGGAGAAATACTGACAGGGAAGGTCCAGCAGCATTTTGAACAGTTTGCTTTTCCTAGGGTTCGTGAATCAACAAAAATTGATTTGGCTACCCTGGGGAACGACGCAGGTGTCATTGGAGCAGCATGGCTGGCAAAGAATAAATTATCAATCTAA
- the pstB gene encoding phosphate ABC transporter ATP-binding protein PstB encodes MGTTTGKINLKPERQNDTKSADTTKKAVYETNDFNLWYGEGHALKNINLNINENEVTAIIGPSGCGKSTYIKALNRMVELVPGVRTSGEILYRGKDIHDKGFEVEDLRTRVGMVFQKPNPFPKSIYENIAYGPKIHGIKNKKVLDEIVEQSLRGAAIWDEVKDRLNQNAYGLSGGQQQRICIARCLAIEPDVILMDEPTSALDPISTLKVEELVQELKQNYSIIIVTHNMQQAARISDKTAFFLNGEVVEFAETNKIFSNPSDQRTEDYISGRFG; translated from the coding sequence ATGGGGACTACAACAGGAAAAATCAATTTGAAGCCAGAGCGGCAGAACGATACAAAGAGTGCCGATACTACAAAAAAGGCAGTTTATGAAACAAATGATTTCAATTTATGGTATGGTGAAGGCCATGCGTTAAAAAATATTAATTTGAATATAAATGAGAATGAAGTAACGGCTATTATCGGCCCATCCGGCTGCGGAAAATCAACATACATCAAAGCTCTCAACAGGATGGTTGAGCTTGTTCCTGGGGTCAGGACATCCGGGGAAATTCTTTATAGGGGTAAAGATATCCATGATAAGGGTTTCGAGGTTGAAGACCTGAGGACACGCGTCGGTATGGTATTCCAAAAGCCGAATCCATTTCCTAAATCAATTTATGAAAATATTGCTTACGGTCCGAAAATCCATGGTATCAAAAACAAAAAAGTGTTGGATGAGATTGTTGAGCAAAGCTTGCGTGGCGCAGCGATTTGGGATGAAGTTAAAGACAGACTTAATCAGAATGCATACGGATTATCCGGTGGCCAGCAGCAGAGAATTTGTATTGCCCGCTGTCTTGCAATCGAACCAGATGTAATCCTTATGGACGAGCCGACCTCAGCCCTTGACCCTATCTCAACCCTAAAGGTTGAGGAACTAGTTCAAGAATTGAAACAAAATTACAGTATTATTATCGTTACGCATAATATGCAGCAAGCAGCAAGGATTTCAGATAAAACGGCATTTTTCCTTAATGGTGAGGTTGTTGAATTTGCGGAAACAAATAAAATCTTCTCAAACCCATCAGATCAGCGGACAGAAGATTATATTTCAGGTAGGTTTGGTTAA